One genomic region from Microcystis panniformis FACHB-1757 encodes:
- a CDS encoding type II toxin-antitoxin system VapC family toxin yields MKYVLDTHALIWFLEGNPRLGKNAKTILSDPNSELVLPAIVLAEAAWIVERGRTSIPSVLELFRVC; encoded by the coding sequence ATGAAATATGTGCTGGATACTCACGCCTTAATTTGGTTTTTAGAAGGGAATCCCCGATTGGGAAAAAATGCCAAAACGATCCTTTCTGACCCGAACAGTGAATTAGTTTTACCGGCTATTGTTTTAGCTGAAGCGGCTTGGATTGTTGAGCGAGGCAGAACATCAATCCCTTCGGTTTTAGAATTATTTAGGGTTTGCTGA
- the ilvD gene encoding dihydroxy-acid dehydratase — MADNYRSRIVTQGTQRSPNRAMLRAVGFGDEDFSKPIIGIANGFSTITPCNMGINDLAMRAEAATRLAGGMPQLFGTITISDGISMGTEGMKYSLVSREVIADSIETVCNGQSLDGVLAIGGCDKNMPGAMIAMARMNIPAIFVYGGTIKPGRYKDCDLTVVSSFEAVGQYSAGKISEEDLIGIERNACPGAGSCGGMFTANTMSSIFEAMGMSLPYSSTMAAEDAEKADSTEESAKVLVEAVRKQILPSQILTRKAFENAISVIMAVGGSTNAVLHLLAISRTIGVELSIDDFETIRQRVPVICDLKPSGRYVTVDLHKAGGIPQVMKILLVNGLLHGDALTISGQTIAEILADIPDQPPSGQDVIRPFSNPVYKEGHLAILKGNLATEGAVAKISGVKTPVITGPARVFESEETCLEAILAGKIQAGDVVVVRYEGPVGGPGMREMLAPTSAIIGAGLGDSVGLITDGRFSGGTYGMVVGHVAPEAAVGGTIALVEEGDQITIDARQRLLQLNVSEEELARRRNHWQPRPPRYKTGILGKFAKLVSSSSLGALTDLNLF, encoded by the coding sequence ATGGCAGATAACTACAGAAGTCGCATTGTTACCCAAGGTACCCAACGCAGTCCGAATCGGGCCATGTTAAGAGCGGTAGGTTTTGGGGATGAGGACTTTAGCAAACCAATCATCGGCATCGCTAACGGATTTAGCACCATTACCCCCTGTAACATGGGAATTAATGATTTAGCAATGCGTGCCGAAGCAGCCACGAGATTAGCGGGGGGAATGCCGCAACTTTTCGGGACTATCACCATTAGCGACGGGATTTCCATGGGAACAGAAGGGATGAAATATTCTCTCGTTTCTAGGGAAGTAATCGCCGATTCCATTGAAACCGTCTGTAATGGTCAAAGTCTCGATGGAGTCCTCGCTATCGGGGGTTGTGACAAAAATATGCCGGGGGCAATGATTGCCATGGCCCGGATGAATATTCCCGCTATTTTCGTCTATGGTGGCACGATTAAACCGGGGCGCTACAAAGATTGCGATTTAACCGTGGTCAGTTCCTTTGAAGCCGTGGGACAGTACAGCGCCGGTAAAATCAGTGAAGAAGACCTTATCGGAATTGAACGCAACGCTTGCCCCGGGGCCGGTTCCTGTGGTGGAATGTTTACTGCTAATACCATGTCTTCCATTTTTGAAGCCATGGGGATGAGTTTACCCTACTCCTCGACCATGGCCGCCGAAGATGCGGAAAAAGCCGATAGTACCGAAGAATCGGCCAAGGTTTTGGTCGAGGCGGTTAGAAAACAGATTCTCCCTAGCCAAATTTTGACCCGTAAAGCCTTTGAAAACGCTATTTCGGTAATTATGGCGGTGGGAGGTTCCACTAACGCTGTCCTGCACCTTTTAGCCATTTCCCGCACCATCGGGGTAGAATTATCGATCGATGATTTTGAAACCATCCGCCAGCGTGTACCGGTTATCTGCGACCTTAAACCCTCCGGGCGTTACGTTACCGTGGATCTGCATAAAGCCGGCGGTATTCCCCAAGTGATGAAAATTCTCCTGGTTAATGGTTTACTACACGGGGATGCCCTCACCATTAGCGGTCAGACTATCGCCGAGATTTTAGCCGATATTCCCGACCAACCGCCCTCAGGCCAAGACGTTATCCGTCCTTTTAGCAATCCTGTCTATAAAGAGGGTCATTTAGCCATTTTAAAAGGAAATCTGGCCACAGAGGGGGCCGTGGCCAAAATTAGCGGCGTGAAAACTCCAGTCATCACCGGACCGGCGCGGGTGTTTGAGTCGGAAGAAACCTGTTTAGAGGCAATTTTAGCTGGAAAAATTCAAGCCGGGGATGTGGTGGTTGTCCGTTACGAGGGACCAGTAGGCGGACCGGGTATGCGGGAAATGTTAGCCCCCACTTCGGCAATTATCGGCGCCGGTTTAGGGGATTCCGTGGGATTAATTACCGATGGTCGTTTTTCCGGGGGAACCTATGGCATGGTGGTCGGTCACGTCGCTCCAGAAGCGGCGGTGGGTGGTACAATTGCCCTAGTAGAGGAAGGGGATCAAATCACTATTGATGCTCGTCAGCGTCTCTTGCAGTTAAATGTATCGGAGGAAGAATTGGCCCGTCGTCGTAACCATTGGCAACCGCGGCCCCCACGCTATAAAACGGGAATTCTCGGCAAATTCGCCAAGTTAGTCTCCTCTAGCAGTCTCGGCGCTTTAACGGATCTGAATCTGTTCTAA